A genomic stretch from Streptococcus oralis includes:
- the rpmG gene encoding 50S ribosomal protein L33 gives MRVNITLEHKESGERLYLTSKNKRNTPDRLQLKKYSPKLRKHVVFTEVK, from the coding sequence ATGCGCGTAAATATTACACTTGAACACAAAGAATCTGGTGAACGCTTGTACCTTACTTCTAAAAACAAACGTAACACTCCAGACCGTCTTCAATTGAAGAAATACTCACCAAAACTTCGCAAACACGTTGTGTTTACAGAAGTTAAGTAA
- the rpmF gene encoding 50S ribosomal protein L32, producing MAVPARRTSKAKKNKRRTHYKVTAPSVNFDETTGDYSRSHRVSLKGYYKGRKIAKAASAE from the coding sequence ATGGCAGTACCTGCACGTCGCACTTCAAAAGCGAAGAAAAACAAACGTCGTACACACTACAAAGTAACAGCTCCATCTGTAAACTTTGACGAAACTACTGGAGATTACTCACGTTCTCACCGCGTATCACTTAAAGGATACTACAAAGGACGTAAAATCGCTAAGGCTGCATCAGCTGAATAA
- a CDS encoding PTS ascorbate transporter subunit IIC, producing the protein MAEAKKKQIPLRLSNKLYAALASWAEDDFRSVNGQIEYLLTECVKQRKKDGKYVSETIDEPFEIDI; encoded by the coding sequence ATGGCAGAAGCTAAAAAAAAGCAAATCCCCCTTCGACTCTCGAATAAGTTATATGCTGCACTCGCATCATGGGCAGAAGACGACTTTCGTTCAGTCAATGGGCAAATCGAATATCTCCTTACAGAGTGTGTCAAGCAACGGAAGAAAGACGGAAAATACGTATCGGAAACCATTGACGAACCATTTGAGATTGATATTTAA
- a CDS encoding SPFH domain-containing protein, translating to MTEKLINSKPNGVFALILIELTLVLGIFIFIMGADSENVFGIIIGLVLSIITALAHAGLKVVKPQEALVLTLFGNYTGTIKEPGFYFVNPFSVAVNPANHTRLGQSGDVSTKSPFSGMKSSNGNDVNLEIGKKQISLKVMTLSNSRQKINDCLGNPVEIGIAVTWRVVDTSKAVFNVDNYKEYLSLQCDSALRNIVRIYPYDVSPNVDTTGDGQADEGSLRGSSEIVANRIREEIQSRVEDAGLEILEARITYLAYAPEIAAVMLQRQQASAIIDARKMIVDGAVGMVEMALERLNEGELVELDEERKAAMVSNLLVVLCGNHDAQPIVNTGSLY from the coding sequence ATGACTGAAAAACTAATCAATTCAAAACCAAATGGTGTATTCGCATTGATTCTCATTGAGTTGACACTCGTACTTGGTATCTTTATATTTATAATGGGTGCTGATTCGGAAAATGTTTTTGGAATTATTATCGGACTTGTACTAAGCATAATTACAGCACTAGCTCATGCTGGTTTAAAAGTTGTCAAACCTCAGGAAGCTCTGGTTCTGACACTCTTTGGTAACTATACAGGTACCATCAAAGAACCTGGTTTTTACTTTGTCAATCCCTTCAGCGTAGCAGTTAACCCTGCAAATCACACTCGACTTGGACAAAGTGGGGACGTTAGCACGAAATCTCCTTTTTCAGGGATGAAATCATCAAATGGCAATGATGTAAATCTTGAAATTGGCAAGAAACAGATTTCCCTCAAGGTTATGACCTTGAGCAATTCTCGTCAAAAAATCAATGATTGTCTAGGAAATCCTGTGGAAATCGGAATTGCCGTTACTTGGCGTGTAGTCGATACCTCTAAGGCAGTCTTCAACGTTGATAACTACAAAGAATATCTTTCATTGCAATGTGATAGCGCCCTTCGTAATATTGTCCGCATCTATCCTTACGATGTGTCTCCTAATGTAGATACTACAGGGGATGGACAAGCAGATGAAGGAAGTCTCCGTGGCTCTAGCGAAATTGTAGCTAACCGTATTCGTGAAGAAATTCAAAGTCGTGTTGAAGATGCTGGCTTGGAAATCCTTGAAGCACGTATTACTTACCTAGCTTATGCACCAGAAATTGCTGCCGTCATGCTTCAACGTCAACAAGCATCTGCTATTATCGATGCACGTAAGATGATTGTAGACGGCGCTGTAGGAATGGTTGAAATGGCACTAGAACGTCTCAATGAAGGAGAATTGGTAGAGCTTGACGAAGAACGAAAAGCTGCCATGGTTTCAAATCTCTTAGTCGTTCTCTGTGGCAATCATGATGCACAACCAATTGTCAATACAGGAAGCCTTTATTAG
- the ilvD gene encoding dihydroxy-acid dehydratase, with protein sequence MTELDKRHRSSIYDSMVKSPNRAMLRATGMTDKDFETPIVGVISTWAENTPCNIHLHDFGKLAKEGVKSAGAWPVQFGTITVADGIAMGTPGMRFSLTSRDIIADSIEAAMGGHNVDAFVAIGGCDKNMPGSMIAIANMNIPAIFAYGGTIAPGNLDGKDIDLVSVFEGIGKWNHGDMTAEDVKRLECNACPGPGGCGGMYTANTMATAIEVLGMSLPGSSSHPAESADKKEDIEAAGRAVVKMLELGLKPSDILTREAFEDAITVTMALGGSTNATLHLLAIAHAANVDLSLEDFNTIQERVPHLADLKPSGQYVFQDLYEVGGVPAVMKYLLANGFLHGDRITCTGKTVAENLTDFADLTPGQKVIMPLENPKRADGPLIILNGNLAPDGAVAKVSGVKVRRHVGPAKVFDSEEDAIQAVLTDEIVDGDVVVVRFVGPKGGPGMPEMLSLSSMIVGKGQGDKVALLTDGRFSGGTYGLVVGHIAPEAQDGGPIAYLRTGDIVTVDQDTKEISMAVSEEELEKRKAETTLPPLYSRGVLGKYAHIVSSASRGAVTDFWNMDKSGKK encoded by the coding sequence ATGACTGAATTAGATAAACGTCACCGCAGTAGCATTTATGACAGCATGGTGAAATCACCTAACCGTGCTATGCTTCGTGCGACTGGTATGACAGATAAGGACTTTGAAACACCGATTGTGGGAGTGATTTCAACTTGGGCGGAAAATACACCATGTAACATTCACTTGCATGATTTCGGGAAACTGGCTAAAGAAGGTGTCAAATCTGCTGGCGCCTGGCCTGTACAATTTGGAACCATTACCGTAGCAGACGGGATCGCCATGGGAACGCCTGGTATGCGTTTCTCTCTAACATCTCGTGACATCATCGCGGACTCCATCGAGGCGGCTATGGGTGGTCACAACGTCGATGCCTTTGTCGCTATCGGTGGCTGTGACAAGAACATGCCTGGTTCTATGATTGCCATTGCCAACATGAATATCCCAGCTATTTTTGCCTATGGTGGTACCATTGCACCGGGTAATCTTGATGGCAAAGATATTGACTTGGTTTCTGTTTTTGAGGGAATCGGGAAATGGAACCACGGTGACATGACAGCTGAGGACGTGAAGCGTCTTGAATGTAATGCCTGCCCTGGCCCTGGTGGCTGTGGTGGTATGTATACAGCTAATACCATGGCGACTGCTATCGAAGTTCTCGGTATGAGTTTGCCAGGATCTTCATCTCACCCAGCTGAATCAGCTGACAAGAAAGAAGATATCGAAGCAGCAGGACGAGCTGTTGTCAAGATGCTGGAGCTTGGTCTCAAACCATCAGATATCTTGACTCGTGAAGCTTTTGAAGATGCCATTACAGTAACCATGGCTCTCGGTGGGTCAACCAATGCCACTCTTCACTTGCTTGCCATTGCCCATGCGGCTAATGTTGACTTGTCACTTGAGGACTTCAATACAATCCAAGAGCGTGTACCTCACTTGGCCGACTTGAAACCTTCTGGTCAGTATGTCTTCCAAGATCTCTACGAAGTCGGTGGTGTGCCTGCTGTTATGAAGTACCTGTTGGCAAATGGTTTCCTTCACGGAGACCGCATTACATGTACTGGTAAGACTGTCGCTGAAAACTTGACCGACTTTGCAGACCTCACACCAGGTCAAAAAGTTATCATGCCACTTGAAAATCCAAAACGTGCGGATGGTCCGCTTATCATCTTGAACGGGAACCTTGCCCCTGATGGAGCGGTTGCCAAGGTATCAGGTGTGAAAGTGCGCCGTCACGTTGGACCAGCTAAGGTATTTGACTCTGAAGAAGATGCTATTCAGGCCGTTCTGACAGATGAAATCGTTGATGGCGATGTTGTCGTTGTTCGTTTTGTTGGACCTAAGGGTGGTCCTGGTATGCCTGAGATGCTGTCACTTTCATCCATGATCGTTGGTAAAGGTCAAGGAGACAAGGTTGCCCTCTTGACAGACGGACGCTTCTCTGGTGGTACTTATGGTCTGGTTGTTGGACATATCGCCCCTGAAGCTCAGGATGGTGGACCGATTGCCTACCTTCGTACAGGTGATATCGTTACGGTTGACCAAGATACCAAAGAAATTTCCATGGCCGTATCCGAAGAAGAACTTGAAAAACGCAAGGCGGAAACAACCTTGCCACCACTATACAGCCGTGGTGTCCTCGGTAAATATGCCCACATCGTATCATCCGCTTCTCGCGGAGCCGTGACAGACTTCTGGAATATGGATAAGTCAGGTAAAAAATAA
- a CDS encoding metal-sulfur cluster assembly factor — translation MRDDIKINDRALALQDQIIEKLEKVFDTDVELDVYNLGLIYEINLDETGLCKIVMTFTDTACDCAESLPIEIVAGLKQIEGIEDVKVEVTWSPAWKITRISRYGRIALGLPPR, via the coding sequence ATGAGAGACGATATCAAAATCAATGACCGCGCTTTGGCCTTGCAAGACCAAATTATCGAAAAACTAGAGAAGGTTTTTGATACAGATGTGGAATTGGATGTGTACAATCTAGGGCTGATTTATGAAATCAATCTGGATGAAACAGGTCTCTGCAAGATTGTCATGACTTTCACGGATACTGCCTGCGATTGTGCCGAAAGTTTGCCTATCGAAATCGTGGCAGGTCTCAAACAAATCGAGGGTATCGAAGATGTCAAGGTTGAAGTCACTTGGTCACCCGCTTGGAAGATTACACGAATCAGTCGCTACGGCCGTATCGCCCTTGGACTGCCACCCCGTTAA
- a CDS encoding helix-turn-helix domain-containing protein: MEQIGTVFRQLRESRNISLRQATGGQFSPSMLSRFETGQSELSVGKFLFALENISASVEEILFLARGFQYDTDSELRKEITDILDPKNIAPLEDLYRKEYQKHAHSQNKQKHILNAIMIKSYMKSVDETVELTAEEGKVLHDYLFSTEIWGIYELNLFSVSSPLLSIPLFTRYVREMVRKSDFLMEMSGNRNLFHTMLLNGFLASIECEEFTNAYYFKRVIEEHFYKENETYFRIVYLWAEGLLDSKQGRVKEGQKKMEDAVHIFEMLGCNKSAEYYRKATDC; the protein is encoded by the coding sequence ATGGAGCAGATTGGAACAGTCTTTAGACAATTACGAGAGTCAAGAAATATCTCGCTGAGACAAGCAACTGGGGGACAATTTTCGCCGTCCATGTTGTCCCGATTTGAAACAGGTCAGAGTGAACTTTCGGTGGGAAAGTTTCTGTTTGCCCTAGAAAATATATCTGCCAGTGTAGAGGAAATCCTCTTTCTGGCGAGAGGTTTTCAGTATGATACAGATTCTGAGTTGAGAAAAGAAATCACAGATATCTTGGATCCAAAGAACATAGCACCTCTCGAGGACTTGTATCGCAAGGAATATCAAAAGCATGCCCATTCTCAAAACAAACAGAAACATATTCTAAATGCCATTATGATCAAGTCTTATATGAAGAGCGTTGATGAAACAGTAGAGTTAACGGCAGAGGAAGGGAAAGTCCTTCATGATTACCTGTTTTCTACCGAGATTTGGGGAATCTATGAACTCAATTTGTTCTCAGTCAGTTCTCCTCTCTTATCTATTCCTCTTTTTACTAGATATGTACGAGAAATGGTCCGCAAATCTGATTTTCTAATGGAAATGTCTGGAAACCGAAACCTTTTTCACACCATGCTATTGAATGGTTTTTTAGCCAGCATTGAGTGTGAAGAATTTACCAATGCTTATTATTTTAAACGTGTTATCGAAGAGCATTTCTACAAGGAAAACGAGACCTATTTCCGAATTGTCTATTTGTGGGCAGAAGGTCTCCTTGATAGCAAGCAAGGCAGAGTCAAGGAAGGACAAAAAAAGATGGAAGATGCTGTCCATATTTTTGAGATGCTTGGCTGTAACAAATCTGCCGAATACTACAGAAAAGCAACAGATTGTTGA
- the hisS gene encoding histidine--tRNA ligase translates to MKLQKPKGTQDILPAESAKWQYVEGFAREIFKRYNYAEVRTPIFEHYEVISRSVGDTTDIVTKEMYDFYDKGDRHITLRPEGTAPVVRSYVENKLFAPEVQKPSKFYYMGPMFRYERPQAGRLRQFHQIGVECFGSSNPATDVETIAMAAHFLKEIGIQGVKLHLNTLGNPESRAAYRQALIDYLTPLKETLSKDSQRRLEENPLRVLDSKEKEDKVAVENAPSILDFLDEESQAHFDAVRQMLENLGVDYIIDTNMVRGLDYYNHTIFEFITEIEGNDLTVCAGGRYDGLVAYFGGPETAGFGFGLGVERLLLILEKQGVSLPIENALDVYIAVLGEGANVKALELVQALRQQGFKAERDYLNRKLKAQFKSADVFAAKTLITLGESEVESGQVTVKNNQTREEVQVSLEAISQNFSEIFEKLGF, encoded by the coding sequence ATGAAATTACAAAAACCAAAAGGAACGCAGGATATTTTACCTGCTGAGTCTGCCAAGTGGCAGTACGTTGAGGGCTTTGCCCGTGAAATTTTCAAGCGCTATAACTATGCAGAAGTACGCACGCCTATTTTTGAGCACTACGAGGTTATCAGCCGCTCTGTCGGAGATACAACGGATATCGTAACCAAGGAAATGTACGATTTCTATGACAAGGGTGACCGCCACATTACCCTCCGTCCAGAAGGAACTGCTCCCGTTGTTCGTTCCTATGTGGAAAATAAACTCTTCGCCCCAGAAGTGCAAAAGCCAAGCAAGTTTTACTACATGGGCCCAATGTTTCGTTATGAGCGTCCACAGGCAGGGCGTTTGCGCCAGTTCCACCAGATTGGGGTTGAGTGTTTTGGCTCTAGCAATCCAGCTACCGATGTGGAAACAATCGCTATGGCAGCCCATTTCTTGAAAGAAATCGGCATCCAAGGTGTCAAGTTGCACCTCAACACTCTTGGCAATCCTGAGAGCCGCGCGGCCTATCGCCAAGCCTTGATTGACTATTTGACACCGCTTAAGGAGACCTTGTCTAAGGACAGCCAACGTCGCTTGGAGGAAAATCCTCTTCGTGTCTTGGACTCTAAGGAAAAAGAAGACAAGGTGGCAGTAGAGAATGCGCCGTCTATCTTGGACTTCCTTGATGAAGAAAGCCAAGCTCATTTTGATGCTGTGCGTCAGATGTTGGAAAATCTTGGAGTAGACTACATCATCGATACCAATATGGTGCGTGGTTTGGACTACTATAACCACACGATTTTCGAGTTTATCACAGAGATTGAGGGCAATGACCTGACAGTCTGTGCGGGTGGTCGCTACGATGGCTTGGTTGCTTACTTTGGTGGCCCTGAAACTGCTGGATTTGGTTTTGGACTTGGTGTAGAGCGCCTGCTTCTCATTCTTGAAAAGCAAGGTGTGTCCCTCCCTATTGAAAACGCCCTAGATGTTTATATCGCAGTCTTGGGAGAAGGAGCAAATGTCAAAGCCCTAGAACTAGTACAGGCTCTTCGTCAACAAGGATTCAAAGCAGAGCGTGATTACCTCAACCGTAAACTCAAAGCTCAGTTCAAGTCGGCCGATGTCTTTGCGGCTAAGACCCTCATCACTCTAGGAGAGAGCGAAGTCGAAAGCGGACAAGTGACGGTTAAGAACAATCAAACACGAGAAGAAGTGCAAGTGTCACTTGAGGCAATCAGCCAAAACTTCTCAGAAATCTTTGAAAAATTGGGCTTTTAA
- a CDS encoding helix-turn-helix transcriptional regulator — translation MQLKNRLKELRARDGLNQTELAKLAGVSRQTISLLERDEYTPSIVIALKISQIFNEPVESVFRIEEDE, via the coding sequence ATGCAACTTAAAAATCGTTTAAAAGAGCTTCGGGCTCGCGATGGTCTCAATCAAACCGAACTAGCCAAGCTAGCAGGGGTTTCCCGACAGACCATCAGTTTGCTAGAGAGGGATGAATACACTCCGTCCATTGTAATCGCCCTGAAGATTTCACAGATATTCAATGAACCAGTCGAGTCGGTATTTCGTATAGAGGAGGATGAGTGA
- a CDS encoding PspC domain-containing protein, with amino-acid sequence MKKFLADFQVDTEHKELAGVCAGLGNYFNIQANIVRLVTVLLFLSSTEIGIITVTLYAYLAGWLGNEPLGDGAKKARNQAILLLAVCLILVSLGTEGLTAIYESGKAFGQWLVGLV; translated from the coding sequence ATGAAAAAGTTTTTAGCAGATTTTCAAGTAGATACTGAACATAAAGAACTTGCAGGTGTTTGTGCAGGTTTAGGAAATTATTTTAACATTCAAGCCAATATCGTTCGTTTGGTGACAGTCTTGTTGTTTCTCTCTTCTACGGAGATTGGGATTATAACAGTAACTCTCTATGCCTATCTAGCGGGTTGGCTTGGGAATGAACCCTTGGGAGATGGAGCAAAAAAAGCTAGAAATCAAGCTATTCTCTTACTTGCTGTTTGTTTGATTTTGGTGTCACTTGGAACAGAAGGCTTAACAGCTATTTATGAATCAGGGAAAGCATTTGGTCAGTGGTTAGTTGGATTGGTTTAG
- a CDS encoding DUF3169 family protein — MKKKHLLILLGSLLLGVLLGMIGTGFASLRSEISQDQVLFVLDTFFFWLGIISTILALYFTRMSRKAYNNYQREEDDEQSEQDYIRMYRFLDYGTVANSILLISMLFSLVAMFPEFRLSLSPFLLAILVIFVGSYCFNTTSLIRNYKLSIMATPKEMLEFLDTYDEGEKQAEMEEAYLILLKINQTILPAIYILLMVLSLVLGEVQLIALIIAVAIHIYINLAQLRKTKRYFK; from the coding sequence ATGAAAAAGAAACATTTATTAATTTTGTTGGGGAGTTTACTGTTAGGTGTTTTATTGGGAATGATCGGTACTGGTTTTGCTAGTCTTCGTTCAGAAATTTCTCAAGATCAAGTACTGTTTGTTTTAGATACCTTCTTTTTCTGGCTTGGAATTATTTCAACAATTTTAGCTCTTTATTTTACCAGAATGAGTCGTAAAGCCTACAATAACTACCAAAGAGAAGAAGACGATGAACAAAGTGAACAAGACTATATTAGGATGTATCGTTTCTTAGATTATGGTACAGTGGCTAACAGTATTTTGCTAATTAGTATGTTATTCAGCTTAGTTGCTATGTTTCCTGAGTTTAGATTATCTTTATCTCCTTTTCTCTTAGCCATACTTGTAATTTTTGTGGGTAGCTATTGCTTCAACACGACTAGCTTGATCCGTAATTATAAACTTTCTATCATGGCAACCCCTAAGGAAATGTTAGAATTCCTAGATACTTATGATGAGGGAGAAAAACAAGCAGAAATGGAAGAAGCTTACTTAATCTTGCTCAAGATTAATCAGACGATCTTGCCAGCTATCTACATTCTCTTGATGGTTTTATCACTGGTGTTAGGTGAAGTACAGTTGATTGCTTTAATTATAGCGGTTGCTATTCATATTTATATCAACCTTGCACAATTACGCAAAACAAAACGTTACTTTAAGTAA
- a CDS encoding ABC transporter ATP-binding protein, whose amino-acid sequence MIRVENVSKSFGSKKALHQISFEIKEGEIFGFLGPSGSGKTTMINVLTGQLAADQGETVLLGKSSRNLTSNDLEQIGIVSDGSGFYEKMSLYKNLLIYAKLYGLKASRVDTVLDQVGLSDAKNLIAEKLSTGMKQRMFLARALLNAPKILFLDEPTSGLDPTTSKSIHVLLQELKQAGTTIFLTTHDMNEATLLCDQLSLLNKGNLIEYGSPQEIIQKYHEDKKVRLRYQDGREQVVPFEELPHLNTTNLIAVHSCEPTLEEIFIRLTGEKLDV is encoded by the coding sequence ATGATTCGTGTTGAAAATGTAAGCAAAAGTTTTGGGAGCAAAAAAGCTCTTCATCAGATTTCTTTTGAGATTAAGGAAGGTGAAATCTTTGGTTTTCTTGGACCTTCTGGCTCAGGTAAAACAACTATGATCAATGTTCTGACGGGGCAGTTAGCTGCAGATCAGGGGGAGACCGTTCTTCTAGGAAAGTCCTCTCGAAATTTGACTTCAAATGATTTGGAACAAATCGGTATTGTTAGTGATGGCAGTGGCTTTTATGAAAAGATGAGCCTCTATAAAAATCTGCTCATTTATGCAAAATTATACGGTCTTAAAGCTTCTAGAGTAGATACAGTACTTGATCAAGTTGGGTTATCAGATGCTAAAAACCTTATCGCAGAAAAATTATCTACAGGAATGAAACAACGAATGTTCTTGGCTCGTGCCCTTCTGAATGCTCCTAAAATTCTCTTTCTAGATGAGCCAACAAGTGGTCTTGATCCTACCACCTCAAAATCAATTCATGTTCTCTTACAGGAACTGAAGCAGGCTGGGACAACGATCTTCTTAACAACCCACGATATGAATGAAGCAACCTTGCTTTGTGACCAGCTCTCTCTTTTAAATAAGGGAAACTTGATTGAGTATGGCAGTCCACAAGAGATTATTCAAAAGTACCATGAGGATAAAAAGGTTCGTTTACGTTACCAAGATGGACGCGAACAAGTGGTTCCTTTTGAAGAATTGCCTCATTTGAATACGACAAATCTAATAGCTGTTCATTCTTGTGAACCGACTTTAGAAGAAATCTTTATTAGATTGACAGGAGAAAAGTTAGATGTTTAG
- a CDS encoding ABC transporter permease codes for MFRKLNALLWLRLQVLISNSTLLATLLMPFGIAILYNEFLNKSGELTMFLLSTSLTMVLSMGSGYMVSIMMAEDKEKRNLKSLILSGVTATEYTLSMMALPLLVMLLSMVVLPLYLKVDLTNYFLTYGLYLLLATISIIFLNILIGAVSDTQSKAQVYSIFPMLTFSFLPTLAVQNETAQKLLDYSFIGPLVSLLKEGGGELSLRSLGLLLAWILLLGLASLFVLKNSYKGK; via the coding sequence ATGTTTAGAAAATTAAATGCCCTTCTTTGGTTAAGGTTACAAGTTCTTATTAGTAATTCAACGTTACTAGCGACATTATTGATGCCCTTTGGTATTGCTATCCTATATAATGAGTTCTTAAACAAGAGTGGAGAACTGACTATGTTTCTTCTCTCTACGAGTTTGACGATGGTCTTGAGTATGGGAAGTGGTTATATGGTATCGATTATGATGGCTGAGGACAAGGAAAAACGTAACCTTAAATCCCTCATACTAAGTGGTGTGACAGCAACGGAGTATACTCTGAGCATGATGGCTCTTCCTCTTTTAGTGATGCTTCTTTCTATGGTTGTTCTACCTTTGTATCTTAAAGTTGATTTAACAAACTACTTTCTTACCTATGGTCTCTATCTGCTTCTGGCAACTATCAGCATTATCTTTCTTAACATTCTTATCGGTGCAGTATCAGATACTCAGTCTAAGGCGCAAGTGTATAGTATTTTTCCTATGCTAACCTTCTCTTTCTTGCCCACTCTTGCTGTTCAAAATGAAACTGCGCAAAAATTGTTGGACTATTCTTTCATTGGTCCTTTGGTAAGTTTATTAAAAGAAGGTGGAGGAGAGTTATCTTTGAGAAGTCTTGGTCTTTTGCTAGCATGGATCCTTTTGCTAGGACTAGCTAGTCTCTTCGTATTGAAAAATAGTTATAAAGGAAAATAG
- a CDS encoding CPBP family intramembrane glutamic endopeptidase, with the protein MNLLKNLGWFLLAVLSFFFGYGLVQSTALSALGLGASIFGVLPLYIVLSGTYVYGVYRWYQTEKVSIQTTAFSRFIWLPTLVLLVAITAQFFLPDDPSANQQTVSQLTLAQPVFGFFMVVVFAPLTEELIFRGMLARYLFPKQNNSKQTALFLLVSSVLFALIHFPGTLQQFLVYASLGLSLGLAYVNRKGLLYSISLHALNNLIGFLMILML; encoded by the coding sequence ATGAACTTACTTAAAAATCTTGGCTGGTTTCTTCTAGCTGTTCTATCCTTTTTCTTTGGCTATGGTCTGGTTCAGAGTACGGCGCTGTCAGCTCTTGGACTAGGGGCTTCAATCTTTGGAGTCTTGCCACTTTATATCGTCCTGTCAGGGACCTATGTTTATGGAGTTTACAGATGGTATCAGACAGAAAAGGTTAGCATCCAGACGACTGCTTTTAGTCGTTTCATTTGGTTACCAACCCTGGTTTTGCTAGTGGCGATTACAGCCCAGTTCTTTTTGCCAGATGATCCGTCGGCTAATCAACAGACTGTATCACAATTGACATTGGCTCAGCCTGTCTTTGGTTTCTTTATGGTGGTGGTCTTTGCTCCTCTGACGGAAGAACTCATCTTTAGAGGAATGCTGGCGCGCTATCTCTTTCCTAAACAGAATAACAGCAAACAGACAGCTCTGTTTCTCCTCGTATCAAGTGTGCTTTTTGCCTTGATTCATTTTCCAGGAACTTTGCAACAGTTTTTAGTTTATGCCAGTCTGGGATTGAGTTTGGGACTGGCTTATGTGAACCGAAAAGGTCTTCTTTATAGCATTTCTTTACACGCTTTGAATAATTTAATCGGCTTTTTGATGATACTCATGCTATAA